Proteins encoded together in one Pontiella desulfatans window:
- a CDS encoding MotA/TolQ/ExbB proton channel family protein encodes MKKTILTAVVLLAAGAAFAQGDAEAAAAASMADKTDLWSLLKQGGWAMFPLGAFSFFMVALIIQNFISLRPKTLLHSEQMPGLLKMMLDKECLKALIYCREHPSMFANTFGAGLERCLDGEAEIDFQKVKESVEEASVEQMSKLMKPIDYLSIIGASSPMLGLLGTVSGMIKAFHTMGAQGMGKPELLAANIGEALITTATGLVIAIPAMFFFFFFKKGFQKTLATLGRNIGFLFDALQSGKEPVSFMDLETLKKMESK; translated from the coding sequence ATGAAAAAAACAATCTTAACCGCAGTTGTGCTTTTGGCGGCCGGAGCTGCTTTTGCCCAAGGTGATGCCGAAGCTGCCGCCGCGGCCTCGATGGCGGATAAAACCGATCTGTGGAGCCTGTTGAAGCAGGGGGGCTGGGCCATGTTCCCGCTCGGCGCATTCTCGTTCTTCATGGTCGCGCTCATCATCCAGAACTTTATTTCGCTTCGTCCCAAGACGCTGCTGCACAGCGAGCAAATGCCCGGCTTGCTGAAAATGATGCTCGATAAGGAATGCCTCAAGGCCCTCATCTACTGCCGCGAGCATCCGTCCATGTTTGCCAACACCTTTGGCGCCGGCCTCGAGCGTTGCCTCGATGGTGAAGCGGAAATCGATTTCCAGAAAGTGAAGGAGTCGGTGGAGGAAGCCTCGGTCGAGCAGATGTCCAAGCTCATGAAGCCGATCGACTATCTTTCGATCATCGGCGCCAGCTCCCCGATGTTGGGTCTGCTCGGTACGGTATCCGGCATGATCAAGGCCTTCCACACCATGGGTGCGCAGGGCATGGGTAAGCCGGAACTGCTCGCCGCCAACATTGGTGAGGCCTTGATTACAACGGCGACCGGCCTGGTGATCGCCATTCCGGCCATGTTCTTCTTCTTCTTCTTCAAGAAGGGCTTCCAGAAAACCCTCGCCACCCTCGGCCGTAACATTGGCTTCCTTTTCGATGCCCTGCAGTCCGGCAAGGAGCCGGTCAGCTTCATGGATCTCGAGACGCTGAAGAAAATGGAATCCAAATAG
- a CDS encoding tetratricopeptide repeat protein, with amino-acid sequence MINPVRNSKFHALCSAMLLCCAASTVSAQQATEEAAPAPGTPTTLTTSNGKTARVNLLRLKDGNLTFAAGSNEMTVPADKIKSLAFSMNKEEFDFYREQQTISDEEITELFSTPNLGKAEKLELIFKAILVNIAKANNEGDYAAVVAALEPLLRERGEYMSIENNLQDVAVMLMESYRKLGDLAKVREAATILQASTDSDIAAKGKANLALIAVADKDFETAETLRGELGSEAAKLYLQACIMQAQGQPKQAIQTVTEIIAAHGNDLEWMPESELLSAYLYLDMAMTNSAVNTARQVKNIYAGSSSAGDAAKLFAQLGGVEETAEKAE; translated from the coding sequence ATGATCAATCCTGTCCGTAATTCGAAATTCCATGCCCTATGCTCCGCGATGCTCCTGTGTTGCGCCGCGTCGACCGTGTCGGCGCAGCAAGCGACGGAGGAGGCCGCCCCCGCGCCGGGTACGCCGACAACGCTCACGACCTCCAACGGCAAGACGGCGCGCGTGAATCTTCTGCGGTTGAAGGATGGCAACCTTACCTTCGCGGCTGGATCGAACGAAATGACCGTGCCTGCCGACAAGATCAAGAGCCTCGCGTTTTCCATGAACAAGGAGGAGTTCGACTTCTACCGCGAACAGCAAACCATCTCCGACGAGGAGATTACCGAGCTCTTCAGTACGCCCAACCTCGGCAAAGCGGAAAAACTCGAACTGATTTTCAAGGCGATTCTCGTAAACATTGCCAAGGCCAACAACGAAGGCGACTATGCCGCCGTGGTTGCCGCCCTCGAACCGCTTCTGCGGGAGCGCGGGGAATATATGTCGATCGAGAACAACCTGCAGGATGTCGCCGTCATGCTGATGGAGAGCTACCGCAAACTGGGTGACCTTGCCAAGGTGCGGGAAGCCGCAACTATCCTCCAAGCCAGCACCGATTCCGATATCGCGGCGAAGGGCAAGGCCAACCTGGCGCTCATCGCCGTTGCCGACAAGGATTTCGAAACCGCCGAAACCTTGCGTGGCGAGCTCGGCTCCGAAGCGGCGAAGCTCTATCTGCAAGCCTGCATCATGCAGGCGCAGGGTCAGCCCAAGCAGGCGATCCAGACCGTTACCGAAATCATCGCGGCACACGGCAACGACCTTGAATGGATGCCGGAATCCGAGCTGCTCAGCGCCTATCTTTACTTGGACATGGCCATGACGAACTCCGCGGTGAACACGGCCCGCCAGGTTAAGAATATCTACGCAGGCAGCAGCTCGGCGGGCGATGCCGCCAAGCTCTTCGCCCAACTCGGTGGAGTGGAAGAGACTGCGGAGAAAGCCGAATAA